The sequence GCAACCTACCTAAATGTGAgtttattgctctacctagcatgcatttatgacaacaattaatgcggcaaggtacaaggaggttttgtggtactcaccggctctcctgcatctgctggcctctgatattggcgaacgcgatcaaatctgtgaaccaatgccatcgctactgattGTTGACTACTCTTTGttcactctgcactttgatctcttacgtgtgtggatgacaatgagtatgttttccctcatagtctatcttatagactaccctagccctagtttcttgagtcagtcttcaaaccAAATTCATTAttccatgactctgtcactctatcctatcttgttagtTAGTTCTCATCTTTCTTTCTTATTGAAAGATTGTCTACGATCCTTTCAAGCATATTCATCCAatatctcaagggggcatatcattcccatcttggggaaactttgtatcagttcatcttatcttcttcgaaacaacgtgacaagttgcattgtctcaaagaggggcaaaatgtagacacctaaaattgtcctgtctaattaaataaatattttaatatatttaattattttagcctaattcttctattaattaaataaatctatttatttaattaattcattttatcctCTTCtggctttatttctcatttaaataaatacttttatttatttaaactaccCTTTTCCTGATTTGAATAAAtacttgtatttatttaattgatcccacttcctctattcattaaataaatctttatttatttaattaattcattagccttttctacccatgagacatgtcattcatctcttaattcctacactacctaccctctcattattttcttatttcttttacctaccctctaatcctagccgaccatttatcttttacacctctcaatctcatcccttcatttcttatagtgtcttctatataaagagatgcttctaATCATTCTAATCcccttcaagcattctagcattcgaactttcatatgtatAAATGGATAAATGCATGCAAATCTATTATGGATaggtggatggatggatggatggatcatttaTTATAAATAGGCGAATAAAGAAGAAGTGATCTTAATATGTGGTGGAAGAGAGACTACTACACATGGCATCTGAAAtcaagttttcaccattgtacttgcccaaggcactacTAAAGTGTTTTTCACCAAAGGACAAATTACTTTTCTTCCCTATTTTTggataattttcttttttttttcttccatttttcagcaAGTGGGATATCCATGGGATGATGATGAGATCAAGGTAGCATGAAGTGAATGATCCTTGAATAGGTGGATAGCATATTCtaatgaatttaatttatttattgtctTGGTTGATAAGAGAACTGAggtggaattactaatgtgtgaactacatAAGCCAATATGAATGTCACCTAGAGAATATTTGGAAACCTTGGGGTAGAAGTTCTTCAAGGAAGTTCCAACAAGGAATGTCAATGTGATATATCACCAAGAGATAATGGATGCATGGAATGGAGGAATGTGGGATGAATTTTTATAGGTATAAAAGGAAGTAGAAGTCTAATGATATTATGGAGAATTAGGATCAACAAGTTTTCTTTTTGACTTATGAGTTTTAGAGCTTGCAAATATGCCCCCAGTTATTTTAGTATTAGGGGAGATCGACTTTTCTACTTTTGGATTCATATGATTTttatctttgactttgatttttataGAGTCTAATAGGTTTTTAATTATAATTTGACTAGAggaatttttgttattttttacttTTGGATTTTTTCGAAGATTTATTTTTGATCTCCAATTGGTCAGGAATTTTTAGTTTCTTGTTGATTCAAGTCTAGGATATTGATGGAattggaaggagtggatgaaatggtaaatatATGTGAGTCTTTGAAAAGAACAACaatatatttgacaaattctttgtAGGTATTCCTACCAATACTATAAATATCAATAGATTCTTTCACAATgataggagatttgcatttagacttagtagacACAACATTAGGTGGCTCATATCCAAGTCCTTGATATTGTGGATGATTTGTAGGTTGTAATGGCTCTAGCATTCCTTGCTCATATACACCAAGACCTTTCCCTTAGTATCCCATATTTTTACTTAAGTCATGACCCCTAAGATAATGTTCATCTTGTAGCTTCTAGATGTTTTCTTTATCTTCGTTATAGAACCATGatgtgatatcctcttcaatgatTTATTTATCCATAGTGCCCCAATTCTGGAAAAGGATAGCTACACTAGTTTTTGTAGACTTAGTTGTTTGAACCAAAGGTTTAGGTTGACAAAATGTTTTAGGGGATAGTGGGAGTTGACCAACATAGAAGGAGTACTCAACACATCTAATATCTTTAGCCTTGATCTCTAGAAAGGTGTAAGAAGTGGATAAAGTGGATGAATCTTTTAATGTGGCAAGATTAATGTGTGTATAAGAAGATGCTTCATTATTGGTAGGGAATTTATATGAAGGGCTTATTTCTAATAGCTTGCAATattgaaattgttgttgttttgaAAGGACAATAAATTCAACACCGTTGTCGAGGAGATTTATGTAGTTTTGATATGTGGATAGAACAACTTGCATGACATAGATCCATGGGAGaccaagaagaatgttatatgggagatcaaggtctaagatcTGACATGCAGTTTCCATAGTGATGGGTCTAATCTAAATGAGTAGCCTTATGGTACCTTTAAATTCATGCTCAACTTCATCATAagatttaataaaatcttatttttagGATATAAAACATCATTAGAGTATCACAATTGTTTTACAATattcaaggtacaaatgttaagtcCATCTCCGCCATCTATTAAGACAAGTTTAACTTTAGTTTTATGGATAAAGGCTTGGATGTGAAGGGCTAGATTGTAAGATATATTAGAAGGTTGATCTTGTGCAATAAATGTAAGGGGTTGCAATGAAGAAAATTGTCTTATCATGACTCAAAAATTAATTTACATTAATGTCAATAGGAATATGGCACTCTGGAAGggttccaagatgtctttatgcATGGGAGAAGCATGAAGTAGCTCTAAAATGGATAAGTGTGCTAGTATTTTCTTAAGTGGTAAAGGAGATTGTATTTACTTGAGgatttatatgatgatgatactCCTTGGATAGTGGCATGACCACTACAAGTAGTGGAAACACATATAGGTGATTTAATGGTTATATAACTACTTGATTAGGACATTCTTCAATGTGATttatgttgatatgtggcgactgatcaacaaagtaatgtacactcagcacgtatccttgccggggtccgggGTCGGGCCGAGCCCCAGGAAAGTGGGCGATAGCCCGCAGtcgcccccgagaaattttttttggacattttttgttgatgaaaaccaacattgtaatagaacactaaaaaggctgactttgtttgttgccctaaaaatgcatgttataagtggctgggatgcttaaggcattataaggttgatgtactatttttactggataataagaaagattggacgactgtgtatggtgaacataacccattctgggtgaaccacattaaatctctatgttatctgtgtcctgttttattcctttatcttttgtatttaaatctgcatataattgttagttcatatttgcttcggatttgcttgaaaccctaacaattggtattagagcgaggttttctataaattggcaggactttcagatttgagtgggagaaatggaggattccaaattcaaggtctaAAAATTTAACAACCAGaactattagttatggaaaatgcagatggaggattacctgtatcaaaaggatttgtggcggccattagaaggaaaggcaaaaaaAGCGACCACAacgttagatgaagagtgggacattttagatagaaaggcactgggatccattcgattatgccttgcaccgtctgtagctttcaatataatagaagcaaaaatgactatagatttgatggcgacattggctaagttgtatgagaaacccttggctttgaataaggtatttcttatgaagcatttgtttaatttgaaaatgagtgagggaggatttgtagcagagcacttaaatgaatttaatacaattaccagtcaattgtcttcggtaaaaattacttttgcagaagaggttagggctctcttgattttatgttctttgccagaaagctagaatagcttagTTATGGTTGTAAGTGACTCTGTCTCTgataaaaatactttgatatttgatgatattgttggtgttatcctaagcgaggaaatgcgaaggaaaagcacaggtgagactccaacatcatcaagtagtgttttgaatgtggagaacagaagaagatcaaaggaaagaggaaaaggccctgggaatgagaagtcacgagggaagtcaaagaaaggacgctctcaatctagaggaaagaaatattgctagtactgtggaaagcctggtcatctaaagaaagactattggtctcagaaaaacaaaggagataaaaatgaaaatgacaataaggaagctaatattgcaagaaatactttacaagatgctttaatcttatgtttggataatgttaatgattcctgggtaatagattctggggcttcatttcatgctacaccccatagaaaatattttctagattatgttcaaggtgattttggataggtatatttgggtgatgatgagccctataaaattgttggaaaaggaaagataaagatcaagttgcagaatggaaatgactggtttctgcaggaggtaagacatgttcctaatttaagaagaaatttaatttctacagggcaactaggtagtgaaggttgcatagttaccttctcagacaatatctggaaggtcactaaaggatcattagtagtagctaaaggtatgaaggtaggcacattatatctgtgtactggtaacacttactctaccctagctgctacagataaatttattgcagggacaacaataatagatgttgcaagaacatattcgataatgtggcaccataggattgggcacatgagtgagaaagggatgaaaatccttcactccaaaaatctattgctaggactaaagaagattgatttagagttttgtgaaaactatgtttatggtaaatagaaaagagtcagatttctcaaggttgggaaagagaagaagagtgagaagttagagcttgtgcattcagatgtatggggactgcctcaggtatcatctcttggtggctcttgttattatgttatttttattgatgactcaactagaaaaacatgggtatatttcctaaaacaaaaattagatgtttttgaaactattaagaaatggaaagctttggttgagaatgagacaggaaaaaagttgaagtgtcttagatcggataatggaggtgagtattgctaCAAAACACTTGaatattactgctccttaaatgggattcgaaagcaaaagacagttccaggaactccacaggaaaatggtgtgtcagagagaatgaataggactatcatggaatgcgcaaggagcatgagattgcatgttggattgcccttacatttttgggcagatgttgtacatactgctgtctatttgataaatagaggaacttcaacccctttggatggtggtattctagaggaggcatggactggtaaaaaggtaaattattcttttctgaaaacctttggttgtgaagcttttgtccatgttgataaagaaaacaaaaccaagcttgatgctaaatctcagaaatgtaccttcattggatatgggatagatgaatatggctatcggttataggattttgaaaataagaaaataattagaagtagagatgttatattcaatgagaaggttatgtataaagaacaaatgcaggaaaagaagcatgaacaggacaaacaagaatatgtggtgttggatgagattcctgaaaatgaaatgccacaggtacctgatgctcaacaacaacagattgtcccacaaactcctgcaagtgttagatgttctatgaggtcaagtagaccccttgaaatattttctccttctttgtattctattttattaactgattttggtgaaccagaagaatatgaagaagcaatgcaggtggatgccaaacaatagtgggagctaggcatgaaagaggagatggactccttgatgaaaaataagacttgggacttagtccctctacctacagaaaaaagagttttgcctaaaaaatgggtttataggctgaaggaggaggaaggaggtcagaaaagatataaggccagacttgtggtaaaaggttttgcatagaaaaagggtatagattatgatgaaatattttctccagttgtaaaaatgacttcatttAGAAccatacttagtcttgtggctgtagatgatttacatcttgaacaattagatgtcaaaacaacttttctccatggacatttggaggaggaaatttacatgttgcaaccacagggatatgaggtcaaaggtaaggagaacttggtgtccaggttgaagaaaagtttgtatggcctaaagcaagtacctcgacaatggtatttaaagtttgatagtttcatggctgaacacggttatcatagatgtcattctgatcattgtgtatattttaagagattggataatggcagttatattattgTTAAGGCACAAATTTGCACCCTACTAAACTATAAGTTTAGCAATCTGgcctaacatgggattcacttctgcatgtgggCAATGCGCAACTTGAAATGAAACCTCCAATTCCTAGGCCGGTTCCTATTGGATAATCACCTGATACTCTCTAATATTGGACTAACTTTGCAGGGTAAAGGATAAGAAATTACAGAAATGGTACTTAAAACTGAACTAAAATTAACTAGAACCTAgtgatacaccaaaatgtgagagataaataataaaaaaaactgaTCTCAGTCTGCAATATTCTACTTTAATTGATAAACACTTCTTTCCTGTTATAAGTTTGCATAAGTATTTCATAATAAGGTCTTGAGACGAACCAATGAGGAAATAATAATGTTTCACTCAAAAAATTTGAACTTTAAAACACATACTATGACCTGCAAACATACATACATTCCTATATTAAGGTACTGACTGAGACAAGTAAACAAGGAGTAATATAACTCACAAATTTAGCTTCATCAATCATGCTTGTACACAAAAATTTGGAAGGATAACAAGGTTTGATTCCATAGAAAATCGCTCCAAAAGATGTTGTTTCATATATTATATCTCCAAATCTGAGTTACAGAATCTGTGCAAAAGAAATGCTAAGGACAAGAAAAATGTCTCTGAAAACACTATTCTTGCATAAATCTGAACTCCCTCCCAAATGAAGTCTCCAGGCATTAAGTACAAAAACCCCAACTGATTGGGTCGGATGCAAGAAAAGTGCCTCAAAAAGAGGAGTCTAGAAGACACCAAAGAGGGCTACAAACATGGAAAAGTCTTCTTTAATGAATAACCAACCCAAAAGATCACTAGAAACAGCCCCAAAAAgcttaaccaagtaataaaagctcCCCAAAATGGTGAAAAAGTCCAACTTCGACCCTTTACCTAAAAGTGCTCCAACCTCCCTAGATTTACTCCATTTGGTTTCAAACAACCTCATGTTCCTATAAAAACGTTCTTGTCTCCAAAATTATCTCAACTCCTTTTAAATATTTCCCAAGTGGTTATGCATGATCCTATATGCTCTCCTTACGTCTCCAAACTGAAAAGACTTCTTCAATAAGAGCCTTATCTCTCCtgaattaactcatccttcaaaactaagtcaaaagacttagtctccttcTTGCATATGGATACACCTTTTACATTTCGAATAATAATATTCAATTACAATTTATAATTGCATTGTAATTAAATACCTTTTACAAAGAAATACCAGCTTTTAACCAAGaaggaaaacaaaaatataatagaaataaaaCATATTTGACATATTGATAAACATCTATTTTATCGAATATGTTTGATTTTTATTATATTGCATATTTCATAAGCCCAGCGGACTTGAGGGAGAATATACAAAATGACAAAGGGTTTTTTGTTACCCTAAAAGTTTTGCACTCTATCATATTCTTCTCATTTTGCAAAATGCAAATAACAAAGAAGGTTCTCGAGGGTTTGGTGCCGCCATTGATATTCTGATTTTTTCACGAGGGTTTGGTCCCGCCATTGACGAAGGGTGCTGGGCTTTCTGAGTCTTCTCTTCAAATGCAAATTGTGTTTTCTACAGGTATGAAAATGACTCCTTTTTGCTTTATTTTTATTACTGATTTTTGCAAACTCTTCATCTTTTGTTTTTGCAACAAATGCATCCCAATCTTCTTGTTTCACATATGACGGTTTCTCAGGTTCTACACCCCTCTCAATCTCTTTCTTAATTTGCAACATTAGCTTGTATTTGTGTTGTCGGTaacaggataatttttttttttttttttagatatgaAAATCATTTCTATCCACCAAAGATGGTGCCTAAAATTGATTGTTCAATAGCGAATCTGCTGAGTACAACTCTTAATACAACATTCAGGTGTTTTACGAATCTTACAACAAAGACATTGCTTTATTTTAGGACTCAGCTTTCTATTTGATATGGTCGTACCATCTTCTTCAATATAGTTGTTCTTGAGATCAGGACTGACCAACAAATCAATTCTTTCATTTGCGAGCTTGGCTTTAACCCAGTCCAACAACATAACATCATCATTATCTGCTAGACGTGCAAGATCAAAGGCTCTTTGTCCAGTGATAAGTTCCAGCAACATAATTCCATATCCATATACATCTGTCTTCTCTGAAGATTTTCCAGTAGAAATGTACTCAGGTGCTATGTGGCCAATCGTGCCACGAAGAACTGTTGTAACATGAGTATCCTTGTAATCCATAAATTTTGCTAGCCCAAAATCTCCCACCACTGCCTCAAAGTCTTTATCTAGTAAGATATTAGCAGCTTTAACATCTCGGTGAATAATCTTAGGATCACACTGCTCGTGTAAGTAAGAAAGACCTCTTGCAGAACCCAATGCAATGTGCCAACGCGTAGTCCAGTCAAGTGTTGCCTCGTTTTCCTTGTTCCCTTGAATGCATGATGCAACACTTCCATTTTCCATGAAGGGATAAACAAGCAGGCGTTCAGTAAGAGTCATGCAGAAACCAAGTAGCCGAAGGAGATTCCTATGCACTGCCCTGCTAATCATCTCCATTTCTGTCTGAAATTGCAACTCTCCACCTGGAGTGCGTCCTTCCTTCAAACGTTTTATAGCCACTAGGCAACCGTTGGAAAGGCGTCCTTTGTACACCTTTCCAAATCCACCACTTCCTAGTATGTTCTTACTGCTAAAATCATCAGAAGCAACCTGTAATTCCCTTAATGAAAATCTCTTAAGCTGCCCCAAGTGAATTTTTGGATTCTCCTCACTAGGAACATCAAAAAAGCGATCATGTGACTTATGCTGATGCCATTGTGCAAATCCAATCACAGCAACAACACACAAGAGAGCAGCACCTGCAGATGCCCCTCCAGCAATGACTTTTGGACAAATTTTGTTCCTTTTCTTTTCTGGTGGGGGTGACACAAATGGTGGAGGAGAATATGATGACCCATTATCACATCACACTCCAACCACCAGACCACAAAGTTTTGTATTATTAGTAAACTGTGAAAACCAACCATAATTCCTATTAGGAATATGAGCAAAGCTTGTTAAGGTGTCCCTTGTTTGATTTGACCTCAAATCAAGCATAATTAATCTCAAAGGCTCACTTCTTATATACATAAGATATTGAACTGTGCCAAATCATCTTAGCAAACAGCAAGGGATCCTTCTCATATCTATGGAGTAAAACCACTGTGCTATTTTCCAAACATTTACCTGATAGGAGTGAACGAAGAGAAAGATCCAATTAATGGAACATTGCCCGAGAGATCATTATTAGAAAGGTCCAGGATTTGGAGACCTTTGATAGTTGAAAGACTCGTAGGGACCTCTTTTGTGAGGTAATTGTTATTTAGCCGGATGTAAGCACTTTAAAAGGAAAGTATGTGTATCTTTAGCCATCTTGAAGTCCCTCGTATTATAGTCATTTTCTGTTCGAATATTCTCTTTGATAGAAGTGTTGTGTGGATCCAATTCCAAAGCTTTCTCAAAACCTTTCTGTATAGCATCATGATATTTTCCCTGTGCATAATAGACCAAGCCTAAACGGCTATAAGCTTTACTGTAGCATGGGTCTAGCTGAATAGATTTGTTACAGTCTTCTATAGCTTCAATATATTTGCCAACCTGAGTATGAGCGGCTGCCCTGTTACAATAATATACAGCATTATCTCCAGACAATGATATGGCCAATGTATACAGATCAATTGCCTCATAATATCTTTTTGAAGACATAGCTGAATTGCCTTGTCCAATTAGGGGAGTCTCAAAATGAGGAGGCTctatttttggatgagattgtaCTTTATCCTTATTAAATTTCTGACTTTGGCACATGCTGGGATTGATCTTATGTAGAAATGAAGTTCGAGCACGGGCTCGTGACACTCATTTCATTACCAGTTGATTCTGATTTCATTGAAGTTCACTGTTTGAACATGCATTTAAAACTCAGATACTCTATTTCTTTACCAACTTGTTGCATTGAATTGTTTATCTTCA is a genomic window of Cryptomeria japonica chromosome 7, Sugi_1.0, whole genome shotgun sequence containing:
- the LOC131042597 gene encoding somatic embryogenesis receptor kinase 1-like, with amino-acid sequence CDNGSSYSPPPFVSPPPEKKRNKICPKVIAGGASAGAALLCVVAVIGFAQWHQHKSHDRFFDVPSEENPKIHLGQLKRFSLRELQVASDDFSSKNILGSGGFGKVYKGRLSNGCLVAIKRLKEGRTPGGELQFQTEMEMISRAVHRNLLRLLGFCMTLTERLLVYPFMENGSVASCIQGNKENEATLDWTTRWHIALGSARGLSYLHEQCDPKIIHRDVKAANILLDKDFEAVVGDFGLAKFMDYKDTHVTTVLRGTIGHIAPEYISTGKSSEKTDVYGYGIMLLELITGQRAFDLARLADNDDVMLLDWVKAKLANERIDLLVSPDLKNNYIEEDGTTISNRKLSPKIKQCLCCKIRKTPECCIKSCTQQIRY
- the LOC131042607 gene encoding uncharacterized protein LOC131042607; this translates as MCQSQKFNKDKVQSHPKIEPPHFETPLIGQGNSAMSSKRYYEAIDLYTLAISLSGDNAVYYCNRAAAHTQVGKYIEAIEDCNKSIQLDPCYSKAYSRLGLVYYAQGKYHDAIQKGFEKALELDPHNTSIKENIRTENDYNTRDFKMAKDTHTFLLKCLHPAK